Within the Planctomycetaceae bacterium genome, the region GCCAGGAGCATGATTTTCCTTGCCAAAGACAAGGAAAGCGGCCAGACCGTTGCGCTCAAACGAGCCGTATATGAAACACCTGAAGATTACCGTATTTTTGAGCAAATAGAAAATGAATATGAGGTTTCAAAGGCAGTCAATCATCCTTATCTCCGCAAATGCAATAAGCTGATTAAAATTCGCAAACTTCTCAAAGTAAAAGAATTGTGTCTGTCGATGGATTTGTTTGAGGGCGAATCGCTTGAGAGGTCAAAAGGTTTGAGTCTTGGCGATGTGCTTTTGGTTTTCAGAATGGTTGCCGAGGGACTGGGCGCGATGCATCAGCAGGGATACATTCACTGCGATATCAAACCAAATAATATTCTCATCAATAACGAATCCGGAGCTATCAGCATTATCGACCTCGGACAGGGCTGTAAAATCGGAACTGTAAAGCCGCGAATTCAGGGTACGCCCGATTACATCGCTCCCGAACAGGTTAAGAGAATGCACTTAGACGCGCGAA harbors:
- a CDS encoding serine/threonine protein kinase, which produces MAIERFELEGFTIIKKLGVGARSMIFLAKDKESGQTVALKRAVYETPEDYRIFEQIENEYEVSKAVNHPYLRKCNKLIKIRKLLKVKELCLSMDLFEGESLERSKGLSLGDVLLVFRMVAEGLGAMHQQGYIHCDIKPNNILINNESGAISIIDLGQGCKIGTVKPRIQGTPDYIAPEQVKRMHLDARTDIFNLGATMYWALTGKNVPTLIPQGNDLAALLGQKGLTAPHQIYKKIPISVSNLVVDCVKEEPSKRPTSMANVITRLDLLIHSIFSKRIGGQ